taACATATaatgacgctactcaacatatattgacgctactcaacatatattgacgctactcaacatatattgacgctactcaacatatattaacatatattgacgctactcaacatatattgacgctactcaacatatattgacatatatattgacgctactcagaatatattgacgctactcaacatatattgacgctactcaacatatattgacgctactcaacatatattgacatatattgacgctactcagaatatattgacgctactcaacatatattgacatatattgacgctactcagaatattttgacgctactcagaatattttgacgctactcgacatatattgacgctactcagaatatattgacgctactcaaaaaatattgacatatattgatgctactcagaatatactgacgctactcagaatattttgacgctactcgacatatattgacgctacttaACATATATTGATGCTATTcagaatatactgacgctactcaacatatattgacgctactcaacatatattgacgctactcagaatataccaacgctactcaacatatactgacgctacttaacatatactgacgctactcagaatattttgacgctactcagaatattttgactttactcgacatatattgacatatattgacgctactcagaatatactgacgctactcagaatatactgacgctactcaacatatattgacgctactcaacatatatttaCGCTattcaacatatattgacgctactcagaatattttgacgcttctcagaatattttgacGCTACTCGGAATATATTGatgctactcagaatatattgacgctactcaacatatattgacgctactcaacatatattgacactACTCGACATATTTTGACGCTACTCGAAATATATTGATGCTACTCAAATATCACGATATTCAACGTACAGCTGTGGTACTACAAAATGGCTAAAATATGTGCGAGACGGAAGAGTATATCTCCTGTCCAGCATTTGGATGAGGTTTTTAAATCcctctttggtcactgcattaaaaggcaccGTGTCTTTAGCGAGGTATGCgttatggcgttagttatctcctgggtaGGGTTGCAGCAGCTGTTCGTAAGTTAAAGTTTTCTTAAACTGAAAGGTAATGTCCACACTAATGTCCTTAGTAACTACTAgcaagtttgtaactaaatttgttcttactTCGGTTGCAGCACATGATCTTAAAGCAAACCGTAGTTTTgtatctatatataactgtcctatgaaaatgaaatgataagTTAATGTCATCTCTTCTCTGACGTTATACATGAGGCGAGGCTgttgtaaatatttagttggaacgtACTGTTAGTTCAGTTGGAGTATTTCCTCGTActtggcaacaattctgcgacagctcttacacaTTACCTGTTTTGTTCAGTGTcctatttttctttgatattaattcgtctattaatgcttctgaagtggcagatgccatcatcccactcgtccacgctttcttgtttgtttggttgtgtgtgtgtgtgtgtttcgcaTAGTCTGGTTGGGCAGTACGAAAGTGtactcactcaattggctagtaagactgtcgtgcacagacggcagtcacgcatttgctctgggtgggggaaattaaatatgaattcgataaatcgcaacgtttcaaattgcgattcaatttcgattaatcgcacagccctattttaaactgtataaagaTTAACATTAGTATCAAAATCTTTaacctatattttattttacccatGCTTCTGTCCTAGAATTGCCTTAACACTCACTTGTACTCGATGTACGAAATCTGCTGGAATTCTTCTGCAGTTTCTAGAACAATACGGACCCCTGCTATTCAGGCAGCCATCTTTGAGTAGCGTTTGAGAAATCAAAACGCAATCAATAGAAAGCAACGGTAAGCAAGAAGAGTTCgctattattagtaattattattattattatagtacttTGCTATTATTAACATGACTGACTATAACATTGAAAACTTCCCTAAGCTTATTTGCCacatttgttttgtaatatgTAATTCTCTTCTTTATCAAAACACTTGCTCTGCTCTCATGGAGTGAGATTTTTTTATGCAGGAAAGtataaagaacaataataataatattgtttgatATCTTTGTTGTTTGTAATAAATATCTGTCTTACAGATGATGACGACATCATAAGATTTCTTAAGCTTACTGCTTTGGACCCACACCTTCAGCACAAATTTGAAGCGGCAACAGGATCTGGATCTCCTTATCATGCCTAAAAAAAGCTAATCGTGCCTAATTAAGAGAAACACTGGCTCACCTTCAACCTCTGAAGCCTGGTCGTCACTGCAGTGGTCTGATGATATCTGAGGGGAGAAGTCATACACCGCTCTCCTCTTCCTCTTGATCTGAGGTGAGGGCTGTTTGGTCGGACTCACTCCATCAGTGCAACAGACCAACATCAGCACCTGTAAGGGATCCTCAAGTAGAGAGAGACTTTACTGTCATGAACACTGCTTCAGGGAGATGTTGTGACAGTAAACATGTTTAGTAATGTTtcatctattatttttcattaatggAAACAGAAATAGTTAAATTAGTTTAGAGGCTTTTCATCTTTAAACGCACTGCCCATAATGAATGTGAGAATaattaggtgtgtgtgtgcactgctgAAGTGAAAGCATCTCTGTAAAATCTTGAGTTGTACTGTTGATTAAATTCATGTTGTCAGAGTCATTACTGCTTGCTGAGTGAAAAAGAAACTGTGTGCCCATCTCAGATCTACCACAATACAAACATCAgcacaaaccattaactaagatgaGTGTGTCAAATTCAGATCATACCTTCATCTGACTCTCCTTTTCTCTctgctcttcctcctcctctttgtCTCTGTGAGGGCGAGGTGGATGGAGGACTTTCACCTGTAAAAGATTTCTTTAAATTGGAGTTTCTTAAAAAGATGATTTTGAAACCAAAATTTGAGACCATGAGTCTGAAACCAAGCAAATCTTTGAGATGGCTGAACTCAGTCAATACTAAAGAGATCAAGGTTATACATTCACAGATTATTCTGTACATTGTGTAGAATGATTATTACAATTAGACTAGAATGATTGATTAAACCAGAAACAGTGAATCACAGAAATATGACTTTAGGCATCTTTTCACAGAGTGTCatgaataaatacagacataaaatatcaaaataaataattctcacaATAAATAAGTGTCATTACGCAACATCtatttcttcatttttgtaatttatgcaTTTCTACATTTATGTATGCATTTCTGTGCCCATATGTAAATGAGCTGGGCGGTCCCATAACCGCTCTCTGCACAGGATTGGTTAAACAGGATGATTATGACTGTACTACTGTAGATACTCTTCTGATCATTTTTGTAGTACCACTGCTAATAACTAGCATTTACTAGCAAAGAAAACAGTGTAATTGTTTAAACTACCTTCTGTTTGACTTGGATAGTGTAATAGATGATTTAGGTCAGTCAGTGATGATATGGATGTGCATGTGCTCAGAAAGTGAAACGAACATGGGGCATCCACCGTACTACTGGGGCATGGGcaggtgtaagattctgacggtgtgataaccttggatgaaaatatcacggtattgtgattattgctctaaaatatgttctgtttaaacatctgggtaaaaaacaactactGTTCCCCCTCTGAACacggtatattttattttaacatttaaaatattttgacacagtaaacatgtcaggctgaataattaaaataacttgttgacttctgctgtcttcgttagtttcagaaacacagatttatttacagtttgaaAAGGCATCTGTGGATATCTTTCTCTTCTTTGGATATAGAGTAAAGCCactggatgttggtttataagggatttgtttttcagatgtttcctgaattgtggactgaccagtagcttttgatgtggaggctcctGTTCTCATATAACTCAATATACTCAATAAAATAGtggaaaaaacacttaaaataataaaataaacttacagATACCtgaggaacggtataacagaacattctaacggttttaaaaccctgacatTTCAAAACTGCGGTATAACTTGaaagcggttatcgtcccatgcctactcacTACTGGGGCATGTGATCCAGGCGGAGGTGTGCCTCGCTCGCAGCGTTATCTATTTCCTTTGCTAGTAAATGCAAATTATTAGCAGTGGTActaaaaaatactatatttatcAGAAGAGTGTCAACGGCACTACATAATGATCCCGTTTAACCAATCCTGCGCTGACCTCATTTACATAAGGACACAgccatacataaataaataaatctgcatattgacagttatttattttagtattacataattttaatattataaactttatttaattttatattatcttcagcatttaattatttatttatgcatttatttacatattttgtacATGAATTCATAtcagcatttaaatatttattcatttatatattaaataaaggaGTTTTATTACACTGGTTCTGATAATGAACTGTTCCCTCATtcttattattttagatattcaagtttatttgtatcaTGTTATcactttttatcatttattttaaaaatggcctCTTCCAATTAATTACTTGATTATTAAATGAATCctattatattactttaattagTAAAGAATACTGGAAACTTACACTGATTGTGTAAAGGTACATACCTTTGCTGACTTCTCTTCTCCCACTGCCTGTTCACCAAAGAGAAGATTAAAAAAGTATTACATAAAGAatataaagtgtgtatatatatatatatatatatatatatatatatatatatatatatatatatatatatatatatatatatatatatatatatatataaataaataaagctgctttgaaacaatccacattgtaaaagcgctatacaaataaagatgaattgaattatatatatactaCTGAAGTATTACATGTATATTACAGCATTTTATAACATTTCAGCATTAGTAATCTACATGAAAAAGCTCATGAGTTTAAAGATAAAGCAGTGTAATATGGCATATGCAGGTGTATAGTGATATTCTCCCCCTCCCTGAACTACACACACTGCTCTAGAGTTCCAGAGGCGACCCCGCAGCCCTCCCCCTCCCTCTGAACTTACTAATGTCAGGCCCAAAACACAGGCCAAGCACCCAAATTAGACACACCAAAcactaagatatatatatatatatatatatatatatatatatatatatatatatataaaacctttacttgatgttaatttagcaataaacatattgGCCTACTGCTACATTAAACTAACATTAAAATTACCACAAGAAATACCCATTcaaaatgaaatatgaatataaaatatgttatagAGTCATACTGATCAAGTCTTGACTGAATTCTAAGCCAATATTACGTAAACGTGGGTGCCAGATGAGTTATGAGAGGCCGAGCCATTAAAAACATCAGATTTTACCTACACAACCGCTGAACCGGCGCGAAAACCGTGAGTTATAAACAATTAACATgagagaaattaatttaaaaagtcttacctTTAATGCAGACGCTTGATATTTGTTGTGGTGTGCCCGCAGTCGCTCCATTCTCCTTCTCAATCGTTCCAGATCCATTTTGTGAACTAATGACCTCAGCCTCTGAGCTGCAGGTACTGTGGGGGAGGGGTGGGCGTGGCCTTCAATTAAGCGCTCAGTGGGGGATGGGCAGCGCAGCGCACACACTTACAGCCTAATTGAAGAGCTTGCTTCATGATACTCTCCAGTGTTTAAAGCATTACTTGTTCATTGAATCTAATATTAACCATCTCTACACCACCTCTGCGAGCGCATGGAGAAATGAACGAGGAAAGTTATGGAAACTGTCTATACAATAAGAAAAAAGTCTGGAGTGTTTGAAGCTAAACACTGTACCAGGCACCAGCATCATATTCTTCTGTACACTCAAGAACAATCATGAAGCACTGTATTAACTTTAACATTACAATGACTGATACTTCATCTGTGGAGCTGTACTTTTAGGAAAAGTAAATGCAGATGGAATCGTTCCATTTTCTCACTCAAGAATTGATCCATTCACTGAACTAATGACCTCAGCCTCTGAGCTGCAGGTACGGTGGGGGAGGGGTGGGCGTGGCCTTCAATTAAGCGCGCAGTGGGGGATGGGCAGCGCAGCGCACACACTTACAGCCTAATTGAAGAGCTTGCTTCATGATACTCTCCAGTGTTTAAAGCATTACTTGTTCATTGAATCTAATGTTaactgtacaactactgtttaaCTTAAATTAACACTGTAATGCATCAGTTACAACAAGagaaagctttttaaaattattattgttataataataataatagtaataataattatcattattagttaACTTTAATGCCAAAACACTGTAAgacaattactatagtatattaaaatgtaggtatttagcagacacttttatcaaGGTGactttcaaataaatacaaagaaacaACTTACAAAAATAAACTCACAAAAAGGGATCTGTCAGGCCTTAGCATTACAAAACAGTACAGAGCTAGGTTTTTATATAAAGGTACAGCACTACTTATAAAGATATATTAGTTACTTCTATGCTCATATAGGGGGTTATGGGTTACacgtataattaaatgtattttttataacttCAAGATCTAAATATTAATGTGTTGTCTGATACATAGTTCATTTAAGCTTCCAACTTTATATTACGCATCATTTTATATCTGGTGGGGGCCCAAAATTGTCCTGTGCCACTGTGTCACAAAAAAGACGAATCATTAGGGATGTGGGAGACTAAAAGATGGACAGGCAGATTCACTGTACGGAGCGTCCTGACCACTGTTTTCACTCTGCAGTCTGAAAGACTTTATCAAAACTTCATGTCTGAAATAGACATTATTACACAACTTATTACACTAAATGAtgaatgacattgtttgagacacttattaaactatattattgatCACACGTCACTGACACCATTACATGATGGTTTAACAGAGCTGGACAGACACCCCCATTCTCTACAGAGCTGCAGTATTACTGCAGTATTGAACTGCAGTATTAAAAACTGATACCTgatattttcatttacatttgaattgGATCAGCTTATTGCTTAAAGCAATCTGTACTGTAAAAGCACCATGAAATAACGGTGATTTACCTTAACATTATAAAAACACTAATATGACAAACATGATCTTTGTAGGCTGTAAATATGTTGAAGACTGCATTCACAACCATGCAACTAAGTTACTGAACGTAAAGTAACTTGAAGTAATACATGCAGTAATAGCATCCTTCACATAGACTTTTGACCAACAATAgaatattcatgcattcattcattttctttttggcttagtctctttatttatcaggggtcgccacaatggaatgaaccgccaactattccagcatatgttttacacagtggatgcccttccagctgcaacccagtactgggaaacacccaaacactctcacattcacacactcatacactacggccaatttagttgatcaattcccctatagcgcatgtgtttggactgtgggggaaaccggagcacccggaggaaacccacaccaacaccggagaacatgcaaactccacacagacatgaccacaggcccagccggggctcgaaccagcgatcgaGTGCTGTCAGGCAACGGTGCTAACTACTGAGACACCGTGACGCCCCCAACAATAGaatagcaaattttttttttttttttgcatttaacacattttacatgacaaggtttctgttttaataaagtaaaaatgtaaaataatttttaaaagaaagaaaaaaatccactatttcCTGTTTGCTTTAACTCTACTGAGGAGCCATGTGCAGCACTGCAGGAGTACGCTGCaacgctctctctctcagctGTAGTGTTAGTGTTGAGGGATTGATAATCACTGGCTAATGTCTATAAGTACATGACTGACTGGTCTGGCCTGCAACAAGACATAGCAAACATTTCTTTGAGTGTCCTCCACAACCTATTTGtaacctatttatttttattacaatagcAAGGGCATCAAGTATGAAAATATAGTCCCTGATGAAGACCTCCAGCCCTGCACAACTGACGGCTGTGTGTGCAGTCAGCAGAGGCTCGGGCTGCAGAGCTATGCCAGATATACAGTACAGACCAAAAGTTTGGACACAAAGAGTTTTCTTTAGCTTCATGACTATGAACTTTGTAGATTGACACTGAAGGCATCAAAACTATGAATGAACACATGTGGAGTTACAGACAGAACAAACAAGTGTGAAACAACTGAAAATGTCATATTCTAGGTTCTTCACAGTAGCACCTTTAGCTTTGATTACTGCTTTACACACTCTTGGCGTTCTCTTGATGAGCTTCAAGAGGTCGTCACCTGAAATGGTCTTCCAACAGTCTTGAAGGAGTTCCCAGAGATGCTTAGCACTTGTTGACCCTTTTGCCTTCACTCTGCGGTCCAGTTCACCCCAAACCATCTTGATTGGGTTCAGGTCCGGTGACTGTGGAGGCGCAGCACCCCATCACTCTCCTTCTTGGTCAAATAGCCCTTACACAGCCTGGAGGTGTGTTTGGGGTCATTgtcctgttgaaaaataaatgatgGTCCAACTAAACACAAACCGGATGGAATAGCATGCCGCTGCAAGATGCTGTGGTAGCCATGCTGGTTCAGTATGCCTTCAATTTTGAATAAATCCCCAACAGAGTCACCAGCAAAGCACCCCCACACCATCACACCTCCTTCTCCCTGCTTCACAGTGGGAACCAGGCATGTAGAGTCCATCCGTTCACCTTTTCTGCATCGCACAAAGACACAGTGGTTGGAACCAAAGATCTCAAATTTGGACTCAGACCAAAGCACAGATTTCCACTGGTCTAATGTCCATTCCTTGTGTTCTTTAGCCCAAACAAGTCTCTTCTGCTCGTTGCCTTTCCTTTGCAGTGGTTTCCTAGCAGATGTTCTACCATGAAGGCCTGATTCACACAGTCTCCTCTTAACAGTTGTTCTAGAGATGTGTCTGCTGCTAGAACTCTGTGTGGCATTGACCTGGTCTCTAATCTGAGCTGCTGTTAACCTGTGATTTCTGAGGCTGGTGACTCGGCTGAACTTATCCTCTGCACTTATCCTTTCCTGGGGTGGTCCGCATGTGAGCCAGTTTCTTTGTAGCGCTTGATGGTTTTTGTGACCGCACTTGGGGACACTTTCAAAGTTTTCCCCATTTTTGGGACTGACTGACCTTCATTTCTTAAAGTAATGATGGCCACTCGTTTTTCTTTACTTAGCTGCTTTTTTCTTGCCATAATACACAATCGAACACTCTACTCAGTAGGACGATCAGCTGTGTGTCCACCTGACTTCTGCACAACACAACTGATGCTCCCAACCCCATTCATAAGGCAAGAAATCCCACTTATTAAACCTGACAGGGCACAGCTGTGAAGTGAAGACCATTTCAGGAGACTACCTCTTGAAGCTCATCAAGAGTTTGCAAAGCAGTAATCAAAGCAAAAGGTGACTACTTTGAAGAACCCAGAATATGACACATGTTCAGTTGTTTCACACTTGTTTGTTCTGTCTGTAACTCCACATGTGTTCATTCATAGTTTTGATGCCTTCAGTGTGAATCTACAATGTTCATAGTCATGAAGCTAAAGAAA
Above is a window of Danio aesculapii chromosome 6, fDanAes4.1, whole genome shotgun sequence DNA encoding:
- the LOC130231273 gene encoding uncharacterized protein LOC130231273, coding for MDLERLRRRMERLRAHHNKYQASALKAVGEEKSAKVKVLHPPRPHRDKEEEEEQREKESQMKDPLQVLMLVCCTDGVSPTKQPSPQIKRKRRAVYDFSPQISSDHCSDDQASEVEDQTHEVSMTKPSPQIKKKRVAKGKANVVKTTTITKRPWSDEERRAVSKHLSSFIAQRRVPGKAACMKCLTEETALRERTWTDITHYIAALFGISQAASW